The Sarcophilus harrisii unplaced genomic scaffold, mSarHar1.11, whole genome shotgun sequence genome contains a region encoding:
- the LOC116420423 gene encoding olfactory receptor 5F1-like: MSGKNHTKVTEFILLGLTDSPELQVMLFILFLVIYTFTMMGNAGMITLIKIDSQLHTPMYFFLTNLSLADIFYSSATTPKMLVDLLSERKIISFAGCFLQMYVFIALITTECILFGLMAYDRYVAICNPLLYPATMSRAVCLKMAFGAFTAGFLNSIIHTSYISSLSYCGSNVIHHFFCDSPPILKLSCSDTQMNETIIFICAGINMLGTLLIILTSYIYILFSILRLNSVEGRRKAFSTCASHLTAIAIFYGTEIVTYLCPSSSYSPTQGKVISVFYTVVIPMLNPLIYSLRNEEVKRALKSALTRKRIPTLI; encoded by the coding sequence ATGTCAGGAAAAAATCATACCAAAGTGACTGAATTTATCTTGCTAGGATTAACAGACTCCCCTGAACTTCAAGTTatgctttttatattatttttggtgATTTACACTTTCACAATGATGGGAAATGCAGGGATGATTACATTAATCAAAATAGATTCTCAACTCCACACacctatgtatttttttctcactaATTTGTCCTTGGctgatattttttattcttcagcTACCACTCCAAAGATGTTAGTTGATTTATTGtctgaaagaaaaatcatctctTTTGCTGGGTGCTTTTTGCAGATGTATGTCTTCATTGCACTAATAACTACTGAATGTATCCTCTTTGGACTGATGGCTTATGATCGCTATGTGGCCATCTGTAATCCACTGCTTTATCCAGCAACCATGTCAAGGGCAGTCTGCCTGAAGATGGCCTTTGGGGCTTTCACAGCAGGATTCTTGAACTCCATTATTCATACTAGTTACATAAGTAGTTTATCCTACTGTGGCTCTAATGTTATCCATCACTTTTTCTGTGACAGTCCCCCAATTCTCAAACTCTCTTGCTCTGACACTCAAATGAAtgaaactattattttcatttgtgctGGGATAAACATGTTGGGAACACTTTTGATCATCCTTACTTCTTATATCTatatccttttctctattttacgcTTGAATTCAGTTGAAGGGAGGCGCAAAGCTTTCTCAACTTGTGCTTCTCATCTTACAGCTATTGCTATATTTTATGGAACTGAGATTGTTACTTATTTGTGTCCAAGTTCAAGTTACTCCCCAACTCAAGGAAAAGTTATATCTGTATTTTACACAGTGGTTATCCCCATGTTGAACCCTTTAATCTACAGCTTGAGAAATGAGGAAGTGAAGAGAGCTTTAAAGAGTGCTCTTACTAGGAAAAGGATCCCAACCCTTATATGA